In the Gossypium raimondii isolate GPD5lz chromosome 9, ASM2569854v1, whole genome shotgun sequence genome, one interval contains:
- the LOC105799951 gene encoding probable pyridoxal 5'-phosphate synthase subunit PDX1 produces the protein MAGTGVVAVYGNGAITETHKSPFSVKVGLAQMLRGGVIMDVVTPDQARIAEEAGACAVMALERVPADIRAQGGVARMSDPQLIKEIKQSVTIPVMAKARIGHFVEAQILEAIGIDYVDESEVLTLADEENHINKHNFRIPFVCGCRNLGEALRRIREGAAMIRTKGEAGTGNIIEAVRHVRSVMGDIRILRNMDDDEVFSFAKKIQSPYDLVVQTKQLGRLPVVHFAAGGVATPADAALMMQLGCDGVFVGSGVFKSGDPARRARAIVQAVTHYSDPAVLAEVSCGLGEAMVGLNLNDKKVERFAVRSE, from the coding sequence ATGGCAGGAACCGGGGTGGTTGCAGTTTATGGAAACGGGGCTATAACCGAGACTCACAAATCCCCTTTCTCGGTGAAAGTGGGGCTAGCCCAAATGCTCCGAGGCGGAGTTATAATGGACGTGGTCACTCCCGATCAAGCTCGCATCGCTGAAGAAGCCGGCGCCTGCGCCGTCATGGCTCTCGAACGAGTCCCCGCCGATATCCGAGCCCAAGGCGGCGTGGCTCGAATGAGTGACCCACAACTCATCAAAGAGATTAAGCAATCCGTTACTATACCTGTCATGGCGAAGGCCCGTATTGGACATTTCGTTGAGGCCCAGATCCTTGAAGCCATTGGCATCGATTATGTTGATGAGAGCGAAGTTCTTACCCTGGCCGACGAAGAAAATCACATTAACAAACATAATTTTCGGATTCCTTTCGTTTGTGGGTGTCGGAATTTGGGGGAAGCGCTTCGGAGAATCCGAGAAGGAGCTGCTATGATTCGAACCAAAGGTGAAGCTGGAACCGGGAACATTATCGAAGCTGTTAGGCACGTCAGGTCCGTGATGGGTGATATCAGGATTCTTAGGAATATGGATGATGATGAGGTTTTTAGCTTCGCTAAGAAAATTCAGTCACCTTACGACTTGGTTGTGCAGACGAAGCAGCTGGGGAGGCTGCCTGTGGTGCACTTTGCCGCTGGAGGAGTGGCGACGCCGGCGGATGCTGCTCTCATGATGCAGTTGGGTTGTGATGGCGTGTTTGTGGGGTCTGGCGTTTTTAAGAGTGGTGACCCGGCTAGACGTGCCCGGGCTATTGTTCAGGCTGTTACCCATTATAGTGACCCGGCCGTGCTTGCTGAAGTTAGCTGTGGGCTTGGCGAGGCTATGGTTGGtcttaatttgaatgataagAAGGTTGAGAGGTTCGCTGTTCGATCTGAGTAG
- the LOC105799953 gene encoding rhodanese-like domain-containing protein 10, producing MAIQLNHFQSSLLKQEKQPKPLFFTSSKTKNFGVNTAASSSGQQLIQSGEVKPILPKDAATALNSEGFKLLDIRPQWEREKAYVKGSLHVPLFVKDMDNSPITLLKKWVHFGYIGLWTGQNFTMINPNFVQEVEATLPDKDAKLLVACGEGLRSMMATSKLYEGGYKNLGWLAGGFNRAADSDFPEIEGPEKLQYATIGGVSYYFLQLLLLLQAVGKE from the exons atggCAATTCAACTGAACCACTTCCAATCATCGTTGCTGAAGCAAGAGAAGCAACCTAAGCCGCTATTCTTCACTTCCTCTAAAACCAAAAACTTTGGTGTCAATACTGCAGCGTCAAGCAGTGGGCAGCAGCTAATACAGTCGGGTGAGGTGAAGCCTATACTGCCTAAGGACGCAGCCACGGCCCTGAATTCCGAGGGTTTCAAGTTACTCGACATTAGACCGCAGTGGGAACGAGAAAAGGCATATGTTAAAGGGTCACTTCATGTGCCACTCTTCGTCAAGGACATGGACAATAGCCCCATTACTCTTTTGAAGAAATGGGTGCATTTTGGCTACATTGGCTTGTGGACTGGCCAAAACTTTACTATGATCAATCCTAATTTCGTCCAAGAGGTAGAAGCTACTCTTCCTGACAAGGACGCTAAGCTGCTTGTAGCTTGTGGCGAAGGCCTAAG GTCCATGATGGCAACTTCCAAGCTATATGAGGGAGGATATAAGAACTTGGGGTGGTTGGCTGGAGGATTTAATCGAGCTGCAGATAGTGATTTCCCAGAGATTGAAGGGCCTGAAAAGTTGCAGTACGCTACAATTGGGGGTGTGTCTTATTACTTCCTCCAATTGCTCCTCCTCTTGCAAGCTGTGGGCAAAGAGTAA